From the Candidatus Binatia bacterium genome, the window CTCGGCCCTCGTTCGTTCATCTGCTGCAAGGGTGTGTAGGAAGCTATCGATCCGTGACGGGGTCTCGTCCAGGGTGGCTCGCCAGACATGCACTGCGTCACGACCCAACAGTGGAGCTTCCGGCGGGAAGCACCACGGAGGCGCAAGAGACGTGGTGGGCGCCATCTTCACGTAGCCGTTCTCCCCGGTTTCAGTGCAGTTCTTGAGAGAGCGCCTGAAGCAGGACGGGCTGAGTGGTGTTCAAGAAGAAGTGGTCACCGGGAAACATTCGCGACGAAAAGGAACCGGTCGTTTGATCACGCCAGGCTTCGAGGTCGCCGTGGCTCACGTTGCGATCCTGTAAGCCGCCAAAGGTGGAGATGTGGCAGTTCAGGGGAGGCTCGGTCGAATACACGTAGGTTTCGTACAGCGCGAAATCCGCCCGCAAGAGAGGAAGGACGATCTCCATGAGCTCTTCGTGCTCGAACACCTCCTTGGGCGTACCGTTCAAACGACGCAGTTTCGCCACAAACTCTCCGTCTGGCAGGGTGTGCATGGGCAGATCTCGATGAGGGATCTGAGGCGCGCGACCGGCAGAGATGATCAAGCGAACAGG encodes:
- a CDS encoding thioesterase II family protein, with the translated sequence MTTTVAPDPWLACRRPRPQARLRLFCFPYAGGNASIFRTWPAGLPADVEVCPVQLPGRGTRLMEPPFTRLSPLIQALAHALFPLLDKPFALFGHSLGALVSFELARHLRRQYGLHPVRLIISAGRAPQIPHRDLPMHTLPDGEFVAKLRRLNGTPKEVFEHEELMEIVLPLLRADFALYETYVYSTEPPLNCHISTFGGLQDRNVSHGDLEAWRDQTTGSFSSRMFPGDHFFLNTTQPVLLQALSQELH